A genome region from Aurantiacibacter sp. MUD61 includes the following:
- a CDS encoding Bax inhibitor-1/YccA family protein — translation MANWNDNQTRQGFGTAPGQTGDVAAGTTFDAGLRKHMLSIYNYMASGVLLTGVVAMLFARGGDESMAASVFYNGGILAWVIMLSPLAIVFAMSFGRDRFSTGTLQAMFWGFAVLMGLSLSTVFLTYTGASIATTFFATAGAFAGLSLFGYTTKKDISGWGSFLIMGVIGLLIAMVANWFLQSPGLDLAISAIGVLIFAGLTAYDTQRLKQEYLMIQQAKMTNPSVAAAYPLGKLVIMGALNLYLDFINMFLFLLRFMGAARE, via the coding sequence ACGACAACCAGACCCGTCAGGGTTTCGGAACCGCTCCGGGCCAGACGGGCGATGTTGCCGCCGGCACCACGTTTGATGCTGGCCTGCGCAAGCATATGCTCTCGATTTACAATTACATGGCATCGGGCGTGTTGCTGACCGGTGTGGTCGCGATGCTGTTCGCCCGTGGCGGTGATGAGTCGATGGCCGCTAGCGTGTTCTACAATGGCGGTATTCTCGCCTGGGTGATCATGCTTTCGCCGCTCGCCATCGTGTTCGCGATGAGCTTTGGCCGCGATCGCTTCTCCACCGGCACGCTGCAAGCGATGTTCTGGGGCTTTGCGGTGCTGATGGGCCTCTCGCTTTCGACCGTATTTCTCACCTATACCGGCGCATCGATCGCGACGACATTCTTCGCGACGGCTGGTGCCTTCGCTGGTCTCAGCCTCTTCGGCTACACCACGAAGAAGGATATTTCGGGCTGGGGCAGCTTCCTTATCATGGGCGTAATCGGCCTTCTGATTGCGATGGTCGCAAACTGGTTCCTCCAGTCGCCCGGCCTGGATCTCGCGATTTCGGCAATCGGTGTGCTGATCTTCGCTGGCCTGACCGCGTATGACACGCAGCGTCTGAAGCAGGAATATCTGATGATCCAGCAGGCCAAGATGACGAACCCGTCGGTTGCTGCCGCTTACCCGCTGGGCAAGCTGGTGATCATGGGTGCGCTGAACCTGTATCTCGATTTCATCAACATGTTCCTGTTCCTGCTGCGCTTCATGGGTGCAGCCCGCGAATAG
- the cgtA gene encoding Obg family GTPase CgtA, producing MHFLDQAKIFLKSGAGGPGAVSFRREKYIEFGGPDGGNGGKGGDVVLVAVPGLNTLIDFRYAQHFKAKRGGHGMGKDRYGAGADDLVIEVPVGTQVLSEDKEEIIADFTKEGQRVVLLEGGMGGRGNASYKTSTNRAPRQHQPGEPGEEMWVWLRLKLLADVGLVGLPNAGKSTFINAVSNARAKVGAYAFTTLIPKLGVVRHKGREFVLADIPGLIEGAADGAGIGDRFLGHIERCRVLIHLIDISGLGETDPVEAMRVVDAELEAYGAGLEGKATLVALNKIDLADAELAAGFSDELKAAGADEVFPVSGATGEGIEELLDAVLSYLPDRTMTEQPGSLSSEEDGSSGEGEGESWSPI from the coding sequence ATGCACTTTCTTGATCAAGCAAAGATTTTCCTGAAGTCCGGAGCGGGCGGCCCCGGGGCTGTCAGCTTTCGGCGCGAAAAATACATTGAATTCGGCGGTCCTGACGGCGGCAATGGCGGCAAAGGCGGCGATGTCGTCCTGGTTGCGGTGCCCGGCCTCAATACCCTTATCGACTTCCGCTATGCGCAGCATTTCAAGGCGAAGCGCGGCGGCCATGGCATGGGTAAGGATCGCTATGGTGCGGGCGCAGACGATCTGGTGATCGAAGTGCCCGTGGGCACGCAGGTCCTTTCCGAAGACAAGGAAGAGATTATTGCCGACTTCACGAAGGAAGGACAGCGCGTCGTCCTGCTTGAAGGCGGCATGGGCGGGCGCGGCAATGCGTCCTACAAGACCTCCACCAATCGTGCACCGCGCCAGCACCAGCCGGGTGAGCCGGGTGAAGAAATGTGGGTGTGGCTGCGGCTGAAACTGCTGGCCGATGTGGGGCTGGTCGGGCTTCCCAATGCGGGTAAGTCCACTTTCATCAACGCCGTATCCAATGCGCGGGCGAAGGTTGGTGCCTATGCCTTCACCACGCTTATTCCCAAGCTCGGCGTTGTTCGCCACAAGGGGCGCGAGTTCGTGCTGGCGGATATTCCGGGCCTGATCGAAGGCGCAGCTGATGGCGCAGGCATCGGTGATCGCTTCCTCGGCCATATCGAGCGCTGCCGGGTGCTGATCCATCTGATCGATATTTCAGGACTGGGCGAGACCGATCCGGTCGAAGCCATGCGCGTCGTCGATGCAGAACTCGAAGCCTATGGCGCAGGCCTTGAAGGCAAAGCGACGCTGGTCGCACTCAACAAGATCGATCTTGCCGATGCCGAGCTGGCAGCAGGCTTTTCAGACGAGTTGAAAGCGGCGGGCGCAGACGAGGTATTTCCCGTATCGGGCGCAACGGGAGAGGGTATCGAGGAACTGCTCGATGCCGTTTTGAGTTACCTACCTGACCGGACGATGACCGAACAGCCTGGCTCGCTTTCCAGCGAGGAGGATGGTTCCAGCGGGGAGGGCGAAGGCGAAAGCTGGTCCCCGATCTGA
- the proB gene encoding glutamate 5-kinase, translating into MPIKTLLDFRDPEACKRMVIKIGSALLVDGSGRVEVEWLRTIVNEIWTAREMGIDVVVVSSGSIAIGAKQLDFSEGGRRTLAEAQASASVGQIELASVWRQLLAERDLTAAQMLLTLDDFESRRRYLNISATLRRLLKSGVVPVVNENDTIATGEIRFGDNDRLAARVAQACQADGVILLTDVDGLYDKHPDEPDAERLDEVHGVTDEIHAMADTESGSGLGSGGMTAKLLAAEIAEKAGIALAIVNGTEENPLARAMASQAATLFLPQRDESGRRAWIGGRMRFAGSIKVDDGCVRAVRNGKSVLAAGVIGSDGDFERGDIIPVFDVAGNMIAKGLVEYDADDVEAIMGMQKDDQEAILGHAPRSAVMHRDHLVLM; encoded by the coding sequence ATGCCCATCAAAACTCTCCTCGACTTTCGTGATCCCGAAGCGTGCAAGCGCATGGTCATCAAGATCGGCAGCGCGCTGCTGGTCGATGGTAGCGGGAGGGTTGAAGTCGAGTGGCTGCGCACGATCGTCAACGAAATCTGGACCGCGCGCGAGATGGGGATCGACGTGGTCGTGGTCAGCTCCGGCTCGATTGCTATCGGCGCAAAGCAGCTCGATTTTTCCGAAGGCGGGCGGCGAACCTTGGCGGAGGCACAGGCATCCGCCTCGGTCGGCCAGATCGAGCTGGCCAGCGTCTGGCGGCAGCTGCTTGCCGAGCGAGATCTGACCGCCGCACAAATGCTGCTGACACTCGATGATTTCGAAAGCCGCCGCCGCTATCTCAACATCTCTGCCACGCTGCGCCGCCTGCTCAAGAGCGGTGTTGTGCCAGTGGTGAATGAGAATGACACGATCGCGACCGGCGAAATCCGCTTTGGCGATAATGACCGGCTGGCTGCGCGGGTGGCGCAGGCATGTCAGGCCGATGGTGTCATCCTGCTCACCGATGTCGATGGACTGTATGACAAGCATCCGGATGAGCCCGATGCCGAACGCCTCGACGAAGTCCACGGTGTCACCGACGAGATCCACGCGATGGCCGATACCGAATCCGGCTCGGGCCTCGGGTCGGGCGGCATGACCGCCAAACTGCTGGCTGCCGAGATCGCCGAGAAAGCAGGCATTGCGCTCGCCATCGTCAACGGCACTGAGGAAAATCCGCTCGCCCGGGCCATGGCCTCTCAGGCGGCAACGCTGTTCCTGCCGCAGCGCGATGAAAGCGGACGCCGCGCGTGGATCGGTGGGCGCATGCGCTTTGCCGGTTCGATCAAAGTTGACGATGGCTGCGTCCGTGCGGTTCGCAATGGCAAAAGCGTGTTGGCGGCCGGCGTGATCGGCTCCGATGGAGACTTCGAGCGCGGCGACATCATCCCGGTGTTCGACGTTGCCGGAAACATGATTGCGAAGGGCTTGGTCGAATATGATGCCGATGATGTGGAAGCTATCATGGGCATGCAGAAAGACGATCAGGAGGCCATTCTGGGCCATGCACCGCGCTCTGCCGTCATGCACCGCGACCACCTGGTGCTAATGTGA
- a CDS encoding NAD-dependent epimerase/dehydratase family protein has protein sequence MILAVTGGTGFVGQAVLEEAAQRGITVRALTRREQAESENITWIRGDLSDTAALAELMRGANAVLHIAGVVNAPDEAGFKSGNVDGTRNVCDAAREGGVKRIVHVSSLAAREPGLSMYGHSKRMAEEVVQVSGLDWTLVRPPAVYGPRDTEIFELFKAAKMRFVPMPPKGRTSIIHVADLARLLVAIAEDSTKNVGRIFEPDDGRENGWSHKELAKTIGAAMGKSVWAPHVPRALLFGAAKADRLLRGAKAKLTPDRASYMAHPDWVSDPAQAVPAAVWRPEIASGEGLTQTADWYRKAGWL, from the coding sequence GTGATCCTTGCCGTCACCGGCGGCACTGGCTTTGTCGGTCAGGCGGTTCTTGAGGAAGCAGCGCAGCGAGGAATTACCGTTCGCGCTCTGACCCGCAGAGAGCAGGCCGAGAGCGAAAATATCACATGGATCCGTGGGGATTTGTCAGACACAGCGGCCCTGGCGGAACTGATGCGCGGCGCAAATGCTGTGCTGCATATTGCCGGTGTCGTGAACGCGCCTGATGAGGCGGGTTTCAAAAGCGGCAATGTCGATGGCACGCGCAATGTCTGCGATGCGGCACGCGAAGGAGGCGTAAAGCGGATCGTCCACGTCTCTTCCCTCGCCGCAAGGGAGCCGGGCCTCTCCATGTACGGCCATTCCAAACGCATGGCGGAAGAAGTTGTGCAGGTGAGCGGCCTCGACTGGACGTTAGTGCGCCCGCCCGCCGTCTACGGGCCGCGCGATACCGAGATTTTCGAGCTCTTCAAAGCGGCGAAAATGCGCTTCGTACCCATGCCGCCGAAAGGGCGCACTTCGATCATTCATGTCGCTGATTTGGCGCGGCTTTTGGTCGCAATCGCCGAGGACAGCACCAAGAATGTCGGCCGTATTTTCGAACCCGATGATGGCCGCGAGAATGGGTGGAGCCACAAGGAGCTCGCCAAAACCATTGGTGCTGCGATGGGCAAATCGGTCTGGGCGCCGCATGTCCCGCGAGCCCTGCTGTTCGGCGCCGCCAAGGCCGATCGTTTGCTGCGCGGGGCCAAGGCCAAGCTCACACCGGACCGGGCGAGTTACATGGCGCACCCTGATTGGGTGTCCGATCCCGCCCAAGCGGTCCCAGCCGCGGTCTGGCGTCCGGAAATCGCTTCCGGCGAGGGATTGACGCAGACCGCAGACTGGTACCGCAAAGCTGGCTGGCTCTGA